A portion of the Blautia hansenii DSM 20583 genome contains these proteins:
- the glmS gene encoding methylaspartate mutase subunit S, which produces MDKKKLVIGVIGADVHAVGISILQHAFEDAGFEVTNLGVMVSQEEYISAAIETGADGIMVSSLYGHGELDCRGLREKCDEAGLKGILLYVGGNIVVGKQPFDEVEKRFKAMGFDRVFGPGTAPETTIAALYEDFGIEAPKTAE; this is translated from the coding sequence ATGGACAAAAAGAAATTGGTCATTGGTGTAATCGGCGCAGATGTACATGCAGTTGGAATTAGTATTCTTCAGCATGCATTTGAAGATGCCGGATTTGAGGTGACAAATCTGGGAGTTATGGTTTCACAGGAAGAATATATTTCAGCAGCGATTGAAACAGGAGCTGACGGAATTATGGTATCTTCACTGTATGGACATGGTGAGCTGGATTGTCGAGGTTTAAGAGAAAAATGTGATGAGGCTGGCTTAAAGGGGATTTTACTCTATGTAGGCGGAAATATTGTAGTTGGTAAGCAGCCTTTTGATGAAGTAGAAAAACGTTTTAAAGCTATGGGATTTGACAGAGTATTTGGTCCTGGTACAGCACCGGAAACAACCATTGCAGCTTTATATGAAGATTTTGGCATCGAAGCTCCAAAAACAGCAGAATAA
- the citF gene encoding citrate lyase subunit alpha, with the protein MSKLISSVREAIEKTGLRDGMTISFHHHMRNGDFVLNMVLEQAAEMGIKDLTVNASSIFDIHEPIIEHIKNGVVTGLECNYMGGKVGKAISQGILEKPVIFRSHGGRAGDMENGSSKIDIAFLAAPCADNMGNCSGKYGPSACGSLGYAFSDAMHADKVVVLTDNLVPYPLKDTSINEGYVDYVVEVPQIGDPARIVSGTTKITRDPVGLRIAGLAAQVVKHSGYLKDGFSFQTGAGGASLAVAKYVEEMMEKENIKGSFCMGGITGYMVDMANKGYFDTILDVQCFDLKAIESIRENPKHQEISAMRYASPAAKSAAVDSLDVVILGATQVDVNFNVNVHTDSNGFIMGGSGGHCDTAAGSKLAIIVAPLIRARLPLIVDEVLCKSTPGETVDVVVTQRGIAVNPKQKELKEKLLKAGLPVKDIEELKQIAEDIAGVPNKIQTGDKVVAQVLYRDGTLLDTIKNVL; encoded by the coding sequence ATGAGTAAATTGATTTCTTCCGTAAGGGAAGCCATTGAAAAAACAGGATTAAGAGATGGCATGACAATTTCCTTTCATCATCACATGAGAAATGGAGATTTTGTTCTGAATATGGTTCTGGAACAGGCAGCAGAAATGGGCATTAAGGATTTAACAGTAAATGCCAGCTCTATTTTTGATATTCATGAACCTATTATCGAACATATTAAAAATGGTGTAGTAACCGGTCTTGAATGTAATTATATGGGGGGAAAAGTTGGAAAGGCTATTTCTCAGGGAATATTAGAAAAACCTGTGATTTTCCGAAGCCACGGTGGCAGAGCCGGGGATATGGAAAATGGTTCTTCAAAAATTGATATTGCCTTTCTGGCAGCACCTTGTGCAGATAATATGGGAAATTGCAGTGGAAAATACGGTCCATCTGCATGTGGTTCCTTAGGTTATGCTTTTTCTGATGCGATGCATGCAGATAAAGTGGTTGTGCTGACAGATAATTTAGTTCCTTACCCATTAAAGGATACTTCTATTAACGAAGGTTATGTAGATTATGTGGTAGAAGTTCCTCAGATTGGTGATCCTGCACGTATTGTGTCAGGAACAACAAAAATCACTCGTGATCCTGTTGGACTTCGAATTGCAGGATTGGCAGCACAGGTGGTAAAACATTCAGGATATTTAAAGGATGGATTTTCTTTCCAAACAGGTGCAGGCGGTGCATCTTTAGCAGTAGCTAAATATGTGGAAGAAATGATGGAAAAAGAAAATATAAAAGGCAGCTTTTGTATGGGCGGCATTACCGGATATATGGTAGATATGGCAAACAAAGGATATTTTGACACTATTTTAGATGTACAGTGTTTTGACCTGAAAGCCATTGAATCTATTCGGGAAAATCCAAAACATCAGGAAATTTCTGCTATGCGTTATGCATCACCGGCAGCAAAGAGCGCTGCAGTAGACAGTCTTGATGTGGTTATTTTGGGTGCAACACAGGTAGATGTAAACTTTAATGTCAATGTACATACAGATTCAAACGGATTTATTATGGGAGGTTCCGGCGGTCATTGTGATACAGCTGCAGGTTCTAAACTGGCAATTATTGTAGCGCCTTTAATTCGTGCAAGACTTCCTCTTATCGTAGACGAAGTGCTTTGTAAATCCACACCGGGGGAAACGGTAGATGTGGTTGTGACACAAAGAGGAATTGCAGTAAATCCAAAGCAGAAGGAATTGAAAGAGAAGTTGTTAAAAGCCGGACTTCCGGTAAAGGACATTGAAGAGTTAAAACAAATAGCAGAGGACATTGCAGGTGTTCCAAATAAAATTCAAACAGGGGACAAAGTGGTAGCACAAGTGCTTTATCGTGATGGAACTTTGCTTGATACAATTAAAAATGTACTGTAA
- a CDS encoding HpcH/HpaI aldolase/citrate lyase family protein produces the protein MRRTMLFLPGNTPNMLINGDTLGADTIIFDLEDAVSPDEKDAARILVRNALKYQSFPDCEVVVRINPTDTEFWKEDLKAIIPLKPDVIMPTKVSGKEMICQVADFMTQVEKENGMEEGTVKILPLIETALGVEKSFEIASADKRVIGLFLGGEDFTADMHCKRTKEGKEIFYARTRLVCAARACGIEAYDTPFTDVEDMEGLEKDTEFAKSLGFAGKAVISPRHVDIVNAVFSPTESEIEYAHDVMDAIEDGKRQGKGVISLRGKMIDAPIVKRAQQVLEMEKAIYGGACR, from the coding sequence ATGAGACGAACCATGTTGTTTTTACCGGGTAACACTCCGAATATGCTGATTAATGGTGATACACTGGGAGCTGATACAATTATTTTTGATTTGGAAGATGCAGTATCTCCGGATGAAAAAGATGCTGCCAGAATTCTGGTGAGAAATGCACTGAAATATCAGTCTTTCCCTGATTGTGAAGTAGTGGTACGAATTAACCCTACAGATACAGAATTTTGGAAAGAAGATTTAAAAGCCATTATTCCTTTAAAACCGGATGTGATTATGCCGACAAAAGTCAGCGGCAAGGAAATGATTTGCCAGGTGGCAGATTTTATGACACAGGTTGAAAAAGAAAATGGTATGGAAGAAGGAACAGTGAAAATTCTTCCATTAATTGAAACTGCTCTGGGTGTGGAAAAATCTTTTGAGATTGCCAGTGCAGATAAGCGAGTAATCGGGCTTTTCTTAGGGGGAGAAGATTTTACGGCAGATATGCACTGTAAACGAACAAAAGAAGGAAAAGAGATTTTCTATGCCAGAACTCGTCTGGTATGTGCTGCCAGAGCGTGTGGAATTGAAGCTTATGACACACCGTTTACAGATGTAGAGGATATGGAAGGACTGGAAAAAGATACGGAATTTGCAAAAAGTCTGGGATTTGCAGGAAAAGCAGTTATTTCCCCAAGACATGTAGATATTGTAAATGCAGTATTTTCTCCTACTGAAAGTGAAATAGAATATGCTCATGATGTGATGGATGCCATTGAAGATGGTAAACGTCAGGGAAAAGGCGTAATTTCTCTTAGAGGAAAGATGATTGATGCACCGATTGTAAAACGTGCCCAGCAGGTACTGGAAATGGAAAAGGCGATTTATGGGGGTGCATGCAGATGA
- the citD gene encoding citrate lyase acyl carrier protein — protein sequence MKILKNAVAGTLESSDLFIQIEPDEKELTLEIDSVVANQYMDAIRTAVLDTLKEFDVSTGKIFIKDKGALDCVIRARMETALKRGGVE from the coding sequence GTGAAAATTTTAAAAAATGCAGTAGCAGGAACTCTGGAATCCAGTGATTTGTTTATTCAGATAGAGCCGGACGAAAAGGAATTAACTTTGGAGATTGACTCCGTTGTTGCAAATCAGTATATGGATGCCATTCGGACTGCTGTTCTGGATACTCTGAAAGAATTTGACGTATCCACAGGAAAAATATTTATTAAAGACAAAGGTGCTTTGGACTGCGTCATTCGTGCTCGTATGGAAACTGCACTGAAAAGAGGAGGAGTTGAATAG
- a CDS encoding cyclodeaminase/cyclohydrolase family protein: MKQMTIEQFAMQTASNEPVPGGGSISALAGALAAALTEMVAGLTIGKKKYVEVEEEMKEAVEPMHKICEQLLDDIKRDSESFDLYMQALTLPKETEEEKAARTAAMQNGLKAAVAVPLSVAKAAYEVLPFAETMVVKGNKTAVTDALVATMMARTAVLGALFNVKINLESIKDEEFVKETSKEVEVLEKKAIAFEQKILAQAQVSKSVVE, translated from the coding sequence ATGAAACAGATGACAATTGAACAGTTCGCCATGCAGACAGCCTCTAATGAACCAGTACCAGGGGGCGGAAGTATTTCCGCCCTCGCTGGCGCTTTAGCAGCGGCTTTAACAGAGATGGTGGCAGGACTTACAATCGGGAAAAAGAAATACGTTGAAGTAGAAGAAGAAATGAAAGAAGCAGTAGAACCAATGCACAAAATTTGTGAACAGCTTCTGGATGATATTAAGAGAGATAGTGAGTCTTTTGACTTATATATGCAGGCTTTAACACTTCCAAAGGAAACAGAAGAAGAAAAAGCAGCTCGTACAGCAGCAATGCAGAATGGATTGAAAGCAGCGGTTGCAGTGCCTTTATCTGTGGCAAAAGCAGCTTATGAGGTTCTTCCTTTTGCAGAAACTATGGTGGTAAAAGGCAATAAAACAGCAGTTACAGATGCTTTGGTAGCAACCATGATGGCAAGAACAGCAGTTTTAGGTGCGTTGTTCAATGTAAAAATTAATCTGGAATCCATTAAAGATGAAGAATTCGTAAAAGAAACTTCAAAAGAAGTGGAAGTGCTGGAGAAAAAGGCAATTGCTTTTGAACAGAAAATTTTGGCACAGGCCCAAGTTTCCAAAAGTGTTGTAGAGTAA
- the ftcD gene encoding glutamate formimidoyltransferase, protein MERIIECVPNFSEGRDKDKIEQIVGCFRNVEGVKLLDYSSDEDHNRSVVTVIGEPEPLKDAMVAAIGKAVELIDMTKHQGQHPRMGCVDVVPFIPIRGVTVEDADALAKAVAKEASEKFGQPFFLYEKSATAPHRENLAKVRQGQFEGMAEKMKDQEKWKPDFGPNTIHPTGGVTAIGARMPLIAYNINLDTSNLEIAQKIADKIRHVKGGFRYCKAMGVMLEDRNIAQVSMNLTDYTKTSVYTVFETVRMEARRYGVNVLGSEVVGLIPLQAIVDCAEYYLGFENFDPKQVLETRL, encoded by the coding sequence ATGGAGAGAATTATTGAATGCGTACCTAATTTCAGCGAAGGTAGAGACAAAGACAAAATTGAACAGATTGTAGGTTGTTTTCGTAATGTAGAAGGTGTAAAGCTTCTTGATTACAGTTCTGACGAAGATCACAACAGAAGTGTTGTAACAGTAATCGGTGAGCCTGAACCATTAAAAGATGCTATGGTTGCAGCAATTGGAAAAGCAGTTGAATTAATTGATATGACAAAACATCAGGGACAGCATCCTCGTATGGGTTGTGTAGACGTTGTTCCGTTTATTCCAATTCGTGGTGTGACAGTAGAAGATGCAGATGCTTTAGCAAAAGCAGTTGCAAAAGAAGCTTCTGAAAAATTCGGACAGCCATTCTTCCTGTATGAAAAATCTGCAACAGCTCCTCACAGAGAAAACCTTGCAAAAGTTCGTCAGGGACAGTTTGAAGGTATGGCAGAAAAGATGAAAGACCAGGAAAAATGGAAACCGGATTTTGGTCCAAATACTATTCATCCAACAGGCGGAGTTACAGCAATCGGCGCAAGAATGCCTCTGATTGCATACAACATCAACTTAGATACATCAAATCTGGAAATCGCTCAGAAAATTGCGGATAAAATCCGTCACGTAAAAGGTGGTTTCCGTTATTGTAAAGCTATGGGTGTTATGCTGGAAGACAGAAACATTGCTCAGGTATCCATGAACTTAACAGATTATACAAAAACATCTGTTTATACTGTATTTGAAACAGTACGTATGGAAGCAAGACGTTATGGTGTAAATGTATTAGGAAGCGAAGTAGTAGGTTTAATTCCTCTGCAGGCTATCGTTGATTGTGCAGAATACTATCTTGGATTTGAAAACTTTGATCCAAAACAGGTTCTTGAAACAAGATTATAA